The genomic segment GCCGCATACATGGGACACAGCGATTACCGCTATACAATGAAATATCTCAAGGTCATTGATGCAGAACATTTTGGAGGATGGGCAGACTTCTGCATCTTTAAAAGAGACAGGGAGGGAGCATGAAACTGAGTACATGTATTCGCACCTTTTTTTCTCATTATCTTTTTGAGGTAAAAAATTCAAGTCTGCTGACGGTAAAATCATATAAGGAGACTTTTAAAATTTTCTTTTCTTTTGCGGCCCAGTATCTTGGTGTAAAAATCGGGAGAATAGAGCTTGAAGATTTATCAACAGACTTAATTCTCAGTTTTCTCGAATATCTTGAAGATGAAAGGGAGAACAGCATAAGAACCAGGAATCAAAGGCTGGCGGTTCTCAAATCTTTTGCAAAAATGATTCGTCTTAAATATCCGGAACACAGGGACATTGCAGACCGCATATTGAATATCCCGCAGAAACGTGCGGTAAAATCTCTTGCAGGATTTCTATCTCATGATGAAATAATACAGGTCTTTGATTCCGTCAATCTAAGCAAAAAAGACGGTTTCAGGGACCACGCAATACTCCGGCTGATGTATGATTCAGGGGCAAGAGCCGGCGAAGTCGGGAACCTTGAACTTGACAGTATGGACAGCAGGGAATCTCTTCTTTATATACTCGGCAAAGGCGGTGCATACAGGAGGGTTCAGATATGGCCGCGGACAGTACAGATAATTGAACATTATGTAAAAAATCATCGCTTAACGCCCAGTGCCTTGTTTTCAAAATACCTGTTTATCAACCAGCGGAGAGAAAAATTGACACGCCAGGGAATTTATAAAATCTGCAAAAAGTATATCTCCCTGGTGCTTCCTGAAAACCGCTTAAAACAATTAGAACCGGCACACTGTTTCCGCCATTCCTGCGCTGTTCACATGCTGATGGACGGAAAACCCCTGTCCCATATAAAAAATCACCTGGGACACGAAAATATTAACTCGACGATGATTTATCTCAAGCTTGATCTTTCCAGGAAAAAAGAGGTGCATAAAGGGTTTATTGAATACACGCGCAAGACCCTGGTAAACAGTCCCGATATTGACGGCCTGATTGACTGGGATAATAAAGATGAAGTCTTGAAATGGATGGACAATCTTTAAAAACAAAGTCCCCGGCTCCAAAGTTCAGCACAAAAGCAGGGGAGAAAGAAATTCAATGAGAAAAACGGAAAAGATAATACCCCATATACTCATTATTACTGACCTGGACACCTGGTATTATTATCGTTTAAAAAATCAGACCATTATTTCTCATAGGCAAAATATCTCATTCTGCCTTAAATGCGAAACTGCGCTTTTCCCAGATTTGTTATGTTTCCAGTTTTTGCTTCAAAAACATAAACCCTTGAATTTATTATAAATACACAAAGACACAATTCAATCTGATTTCTTTTATAAATCAAGAGGTTAGAAAAACTGGAAACATAACCGGCGCAAAAGGGTGGAGGGAGCGATAGCGACCGGAACCCTTTTGCGTCCGTTATATACCATTCAATTAATAAAATCTACCTCCGAGAGTTACAAAATCAAATATTTTTCTCTATGGGGTTGATTACAGAAAAAAAATTTAATTCATATTACCCTGGTAAATCAATAATTTCAACATAAAAAAAGGAGGGTATCCATGCACTGTAATGATTGTAATAAACATGAAGTATTTCAGGATATTAAGTCAGAAATCAGGGGTTCTGAAAAGTATTTGATTGTTGGTATTGATGTAGGAAAGCTTTCACATGCTGCATTTTTCTGCCTTCCCAATGGCAAGGTTATTTTGAAAAGATTCCCGTTTCAGAACAGCCGGGAGGGTTTTACTAAAATTGTGAATAAAATCGAAGCAGCAAAGGCCCGTTATAAACCTGAAAATGTTGTCATTGGTGTGGAGCCTACTGCCAGTTACCACAAACCTCTGGCACAATTTCTTGCGGGCAGTTCATTTCATGTTGTCCTTGTAGCAGGTAATGCTGTGAAAAAGAACCGAGAGCTGCTTGACAACAGGTGGGATAAAAATGATCCCAAGGATGCAGTCAACATTGCGGACCTTATTTCTCAGGGGAAATACCTTTTTCATGAAGCACCTTCAAAAGAGATAGAAACAGTAAGGGAGCTGCTGTCATTGCGGAAAAGGCTTAAAAAAGAAGACCGCAGCCTGAAAGTCAGGATCAGAAACTGCCTGCTTGCAAAATATTTTCCTGAACTGGACAGGGTTTACAACCGTGCAGAAAAGGAAAACCTTGCTATTATAAGGTGGTGTTTTAATCCTGAGAAGATTGCCTCAATGGATTTTCAAGAGTTTTTCACAATGGTTACAACCCGGAAAACAGGGCTTGCGCAGGAACAGAGATTAAGAAAAATCTACAACCTTGCAGGCGAATCTGTCGGGTGCAGATTTACCGCATCAGCAGCAATAGAAGCCGAAATGCTTGTGGACAGGATTCTGGGTGTCAAAGAATCCTTGAAAAAACTTGAAACCGAGATCGAATCAATTTGTAAAAAAATCCCTGGATACGCCCTTTTGCTCACCATTCCTGGTTTTGGTCCTTATGTTTCGGCAGTTGTACTTTCCAGGATCGGCAATCCTTTCAGATTTAAAAAGCAGTCACAGGTTATAAAATTGTCAGGGTATGATCTTGGGGCACTTCGCAGCGGGAAAAATGCCAGATCAAAGGTTCCAAGCATTTCAAAAAGAGGCAATGGCGAACTGCGCTATGCACTGTACCAGGCTGCTGTGTCTGCATCCACGCATGACAACATATTTCTTTCTTATTACACAAAACTGCTGAAGCAGAGAAAAGCGGAAAAAGGAATTGAAGTCAAGATGCGTGTAAAGATTGCAGCAAAGATGCTGGTGATTGCCTGGACAATGCTGAAAAAGAACCAAAACTTTAACCCGGATATGATTAATATTTGAGAAGGAGAAGATCGTGATACCTCAATCAATTATTTACAGGGCTAAAACTGCCGATCTTCCTTTTGTTCTTCACAGCCTGGGTTTGAATCTTTGCAGGGAAGGCAGGGGCTTTTTCCTGGAAGACCATGACAGCCTGAAGATTTTTCAAAAACAGGGTATCTGGATTTACAAATGGTGGTCCCGCAGCGGTGAAGCTGGGGACGGCATACAGTTTTTGCAGAGATACTTTGGCATGAAATTTCATGAAGCAGTAAAAACACTGTCGGGTACGGATAATTGTGCGAATTATGATTGCAGCTGCGGAGATCATACGCATTCAGCCCTGAATATGACTTCAACTAATCCCTGGCAGGAAAAAGCTAAAAAACTTGTTGACTATGCCCGAAAAAAACTTTTTGAGCCTGGCGGGGCAGACAGTCTGTCATTTTTGATCCGCAGCAGGGGGCTGTCCCTTAAAACTGTAAAAAAACACAATCTCGGATGGCTTCCAGCAAAGGATCATATGCTGTCAAAGATTGTTATTCCCTGTTACAGCAGCCGTAATTATTTGTTTCGCATTCGCTTTCGCACAGACAATCCCAAACCTGGTGAAACCAGGTACAGAGTCATGAAAGGGAGC from the Desulfonema limicola genome contains:
- a CDS encoding tyrosine-type recombinase/integrase, whose translation is MKLSTCIRTFFSHYLFEVKNSSLLTVKSYKETFKIFFSFAAQYLGVKIGRIELEDLSTDLILSFLEYLEDERENSIRTRNQRLAVLKSFAKMIRLKYPEHRDIADRILNIPQKRAVKSLAGFLSHDEIIQVFDSVNLSKKDGFRDHAILRLMYDSGARAGEVGNLELDSMDSRESLLYILGKGGAYRRVQIWPRTVQIIEHYVKNHRLTPSALFSKYLFINQRREKLTRQGIYKICKKYISLVLPENRLKQLEPAHCFRHSCAVHMLMDGKPLSHIKNHLGHENINSTMIYLKLDLSRKKEVHKGFIEYTRKTLVNSPDIDGLIDWDNKDEVLKWMDNL
- a CDS encoding IS110 family transposase, whose amino-acid sequence is MHCNDCNKHEVFQDIKSEIRGSEKYLIVGIDVGKLSHAAFFCLPNGKVILKRFPFQNSREGFTKIVNKIEAAKARYKPENVVIGVEPTASYHKPLAQFLAGSSFHVVLVAGNAVKKNRELLDNRWDKNDPKDAVNIADLISQGKYLFHEAPSKEIETVRELLSLRKRLKKEDRSLKVRIRNCLLAKYFPELDRVYNRAEKENLAIIRWCFNPEKIASMDFQEFFTMVTTRKTGLAQEQRLRKIYNLAGESVGCRFTASAAIEAEMLVDRILGVKESLKKLETEIESICKKIPGYALLLTIPGFGPYVSAVVLSRIGNPFRFKKQSQVIKLSGYDLGALRSGKNARSKVPSISKRGNGELRYALYQAAVSASTHDNIFLSYYTKLLKQRKAEKGIEVKMRVKIAAKMLVIAWTMLKKNQNFNPDMINI
- a CDS encoding toprim domain-containing protein; this encodes MIPQSIIYRAKTADLPFVLHSLGLNLCREGRGFFLEDHDSLKIFQKQGIWIYKWWSRSGEAGDGIQFLQRYFGMKFHEAVKTLSGTDNCANYDCSCGDHTHSALNMTSTNPWQEKAKKLVDYARKKLFEPGGADSLSFLIRSRGLSLKTVKKHNLGWLPAKDHMLSKIVIPCYSSRNYLFRIRFRTDNPKPGETRYRVMKGSNPHSSFPLGITPGKPVIIVESELDAILIHQEAGRETGVLALGTASNDLTGPVCRFLTKKIPVNLICLDNDSAGKQRTEYFLKLIPNSLSCPVPREYGKDPGEAWRFMSIRKWLRGQIRQPDTDE